One Staphylococcus simiae genomic region harbors:
- the ltrA gene encoding group II intron reverse transcriptase/maturase, producing MYRESPSMMELVVRENNIQKAIKKVKKNNGAPGIDGMRVSELTSHFAKYFPQIKQKLLDGTYKPQAVRKVEIPKSNGKKRVLGIPVARDRVIQQAIKQVIEPSIDRTFSKHSHGFRPNRSTGTALKECATYYEEGYLVAVDCDLKQCFDMLNHDKLMYLFERHVQDKAISKFIRRSLQVGAIDLNGNYRSREIGAPQGGVISPLLCNIYLHELDNELEKRGHRFVRYADDFVIFVRTKRAGQRVMESVTKFIEKDLKLIVNSEKSKVGSITRLKFLSCLMTKVNGTYRFRPTMEARRNLKRTLRRLTKRNRPGTFKEIISEINQVTRGWINYFGKGFITGFVTKLQSWLNRRIRQLILKRWKRIKTKYKMLRKYGLDHKSAMKIANSRKKYWRLSSTHEVHRALTTKRLYKWGLEPLTQLAETAYARY from the coding sequence ATGTATCGTGAGTCTCCATCTATGATGGAGCTTGTTGTAAGAGAGAATAATATACAAAAAGCAATTAAGAAAGTGAAGAAAAACAACGGTGCACCTGGCATCGATGGCATGCGAGTAAGTGAATTAACATCACATTTCGCAAAATACTTTCCACAAATTAAACAAAAACTGCTTGATGGCACGTATAAGCCACAAGCAGTAAGAAAGGTTGAAATACCTAAATCAAATGGGAAAAAGCGCGTGCTTGGAATCCCTGTCGCAAGAGACAGAGTTATCCAACAAGCCATTAAACAAGTCATTGAACCTAGTATCGACCGTACTTTCTCAAAACACAGTCATGGCTTTAGACCGAATCGTAGTACAGGAACTGCACTTAAAGAATGTGCAACATACTATGAAGAAGGTTACTTAGTTGCAGTTGATTGTGATTTAAAACAGTGCTTTGATATGTTGAACCATGATAAATTAATGTATCTATTTGAACGACATGTTCAAGATAAAGCCATTTCTAAATTTATTCGTAGAAGCCTACAGGTTGGTGCAATCGACCTCAATGGTAATTATCGAAGTAGAGAAATAGGTGCACCGCAAGGTGGTGTTATTTCCCCGTTACTTTGTAATATTTATCTTCACGAATTAGATAATGAATTGGAGAAACGTGGTCATCGCTTTGTTCGTTATGCAGATGACTTCGTCATCTTTGTACGTACAAAACGAGCGGGTCAACGTGTCATGGAAAGTGTGACAAAGTTTATCGAAAAAGACCTTAAACTTATTGTAAATAGTGAAAAGAGCAAGGTAGGTTCTATCACACGTTTAAAGTTCTTGAGTTGTCTAATGACCAAAGTAAATGGCACTTATCGTTTCAGACCGACTATGGAAGCAAGAAGAAATTTAAAACGCACCTTAAGACGTCTAACGAAACGAAATAGACCAGGTACCTTTAAAGAGATTATATCAGAAATTAATCAAGTAACACGAGGGTGGATAAATTACTTTGGTAAAGGATTTATTACAGGTTTTGTAACGAAGTTACAATCATGGTTAAACCGACGCATTAGACAACTAATCCTCAAAAGATGGAAAAGAATAAAAACCAAATATAAGATGTTACGTAAGTATGGACTTGACCATAAGAGTGCAATGAAAATTGCCAATTCAAGAAAGAAATACTGGCGCTTATCATCAACGCATGAAGTTCATCGTGCACTTACAACAAAACGTCTCTACAAGTGGGGGTTAGAACCATTAACCCAACTCGCAGAGACGGCTTACGCAAGATATTGA
- a CDS encoding IS1182 family transposase, with amino-acid sequence MYKDYNMTQLTLPMETSVKIPQNDISRYVNDIVESIPDREFDEFKHYRGATSYHPKMMLKIILYAYTQSVYSGRKIERLLNDSLRMMWLSQNQTPSYKTINRFRVNPKTDALIESLFIQFHSQCLKQNLIDDQAIFIDGTKVEADANRYTFVWKKSILNYETDINENSKTIYQELVKDKIIPEIIEDKDTDLSKEDIDLIGSHLDKEIEDLNQQIDNETQPELRKQTRQKRTKIKKVKKKFDDYSDRKSKYEEQKAILQDRNSYSKTDHDATFMRMKEDHMKNGQLKPGYNLQIATNSQFVLSYNVYQNPTDTRTLIPFLTLIKETYGYLPEYIVADAGYGSEQNYMAIIDDFNRTPLITYGMFIKDKTKKFKSDIFNTQNWDYDEINDEFICPNQKRLGFKRYAYRNDKYGFKRDFKLYECDDCTDCPLKHQCMKSKSKTNKKIMKNYNWEYFKSQVNQKLSEPETKKTYSQRKIDVEPVFGFTKAILGFTRMSVRGLDKVKRELGFVLMAVNIRKLAAQGAVYFKINNEKDNFYQFSIEIVFFTFTKNLMSQAPYAFYYAVMKCIPLTLLF; translated from the coding sequence ATGTATAAAGATTATAACATGACTCAACTTACACTACCAATGGAAACTTCAGTAAAAATTCCTCAAAATGATATTTCAAGATACGTTAATGACATAGTTGAAAGCATACCAGATAGAGAATTCGACGAATTCAAACATTATCGTGGTGCGACTTCATATCATCCAAAAATGATGTTAAAAATTATTCTATATGCCTACACACAATCTGTATATTCTGGAAGAAAAATAGAAAGATTACTCAATGATAGTCTTCGTATGATGTGGTTGTCTCAAAATCAAACACCTTCATATAAAACAATTAATCGATTCAGAGTCAATCCTAAAACAGATGCCTTAATTGAATCTTTATTTATCCAATTTCATAGTCAGTGTCTAAAGCAAAATCTTATTGATGACCAAGCTATTTTTATCGATGGAACCAAAGTCGAAGCTGATGCCAATAGATATACGTTCGTATGGAAGAAAAGTATTTTAAATTATGAAACAGATATAAACGAAAATTCAAAAACAATCTATCAAGAATTAGTAAAGGATAAAATTATACCAGAGATTATAGAAGATAAAGATACTGATTTATCAAAAGAAGATATTGATTTAATCGGTAGTCACTTGGATAAAGAAATCGAAGATTTAAATCAACAAATTGATAATGAAACACAACCAGAACTAAGAAAGCAAACTCGTCAAAAAAGAACTAAAATAAAAAAAGTTAAAAAGAAATTTGATGATTATTCTGACCGAAAGTCGAAGTACGAAGAACAAAAAGCAATTCTTCAAGACCGTAATAGTTATTCTAAAACAGACCATGACGCTACTTTTATGAGAATGAAAGAAGATCATATGAAAAATGGACAACTTAAACCAGGATACAATTTACAAATAGCGACAAATTCGCAATTTGTTTTATCATATAATGTCTACCAAAATCCAACAGATACTAGAACTTTAATACCATTTTTAACTTTAATTAAAGAAACCTACGGTTATTTACCTGAGTATATTGTCGCTGATGCTGGTTATGGTAGTGAACAAAATTACATGGCTATTATCGATGATTTTAATAGAACACCATTGATTACATATGGAATGTTTATTAAAGATAAAACTAAAAAATTTAAAAGTGACATTTTTAATACTCAGAACTGGGATTATGATGAAATCAACGATGAATTTATTTGTCCAAATCAAAAACGATTAGGATTTAAACGATATGCTTATCGTAATGATAAATATGGATTCAAAAGAGATTTTAAATTATATGAATGTGATGATTGTACAGATTGTCCACTCAAACATCAATGTATGAAATCAAAGTCAAAAACAAATAAAAAAATAATGAAGAATTATAATTGGGAGTATTTTAAATCTCAAGTAAATCAAAAGCTTTCTGAGCCAGAAACGAAAAAAACCTATAGTCAAAGAAAAATTGACGTAGAACCTGTTTTTGGATTCACGAAGGCTATTTTGGGGTTCACTCGAATGTCAGTTCGAGGACTCGATAAGGTTAAACGTGAACTTGGATTTGTATTAATGGCAGTTAACATAAGGAAGCTAGCAGCTCAAGGAGCTGTTTATTTCAAAATTAATAATGAAAAAGACAATTTCTATCAATTTTCAATAGAAATTGTCTTTTTTACTTTCACCAAGAACTTAATGTCCCAGGCTCCTTATGCATTTTATTACGCAGTAATGAAATGTATTCCTCTAACCCTGCTATTTTAA
- a CDS encoding PH domain-containing protein, with amino-acid sequence MILDNVNPKDLFPTEKKGPSILGTIEYNVQGQSQFEGAFIATNERIIMNVDMNGQFYYRSISYNEVEAIDYDGQTLNFKFNIGNVPMYNFKAGDVEVFVAYIKEQMTV; translated from the coding sequence ATGATTTTAGATAATGTAAATCCTAAAGATTTATTTCCAACAGAAAAGAAAGGGCCATCTATTTTAGGAACTATCGAATATAATGTGCAAGGACAGTCACAATTTGAAGGGGCATTTATTGCAACAAATGAAAGAATAATTATGAATGTTGATATGAACGGTCAATTCTATTATAGAAGTATTAGTTATAATGAGGTTGAAGCAATAGATTATGATGGTCAAACGTTAAATTTTAAATTTAATATTGGTAATGTTCCAATGTATAATTTTAAAGCGGGTGATGTTGAAGTTTTTGTAGCTTATATTAAAGAACAAATGACAGTTTAA
- a CDS encoding transcriptional regulator, SarA/Rot family has protein sequence MLNDLNNRNLLTKIKDINDQRKLSIILSSSQLSRIEYLLKEIDDYLAHHFKYCFFQTATDSVKYLIQSQQVIKKLTKYLSLCDLSIEEIYVLGILSLYDHRLTIKELQYEQQHQFMTVSPIIKKLIEKKLVSKTRTSHDERCVAIQIMKDKRSKINKIIEACYNFLEKGIKYNH, from the coding sequence ATGTTAAATGATTTAAATAATAGAAATTTACTAACTAAAATTAAAGATATAAATGACCAACGTAAGTTAAGTATTATACTTTCAAGTTCACAACTGAGTAGAATTGAATACTTACTTAAAGAAATTGATGACTATTTAGCACATCATTTTAAGTATTGTTTTTTCCAAACTGCGACTGATAGTGTTAAATATTTAATTCAGAGCCAACAAGTAATAAAGAAATTGACTAAATATTTATCTTTATGTGACTTATCTATTGAAGAAATCTATGTACTTGGAATATTATCCTTGTATGATCATAGATTAACAATTAAAGAGCTACAATACGAACAACAGCATCAGTTTATGACAGTTAGTCCAATCATTAAAAAATTAATAGAGAAAAAGTTAGTGAGTAAAACAAGAACAAGTCATGATGAAAGATGTGTAGCTATTCAAATCATGAAAGATAAAAGGTCTAAAATCAATAAGATTATTGAAGCATGTTATAACTTTCTAGAAAAGGGAATAAAATATAATCATTAG
- a CDS encoding helix-turn-helix transcriptional regulator: MTENFSLHIFKNMNIGSTKVTNIKLIYWLQGNGDIVINLQKFDVKRYDIALVTVNDIYQINSSSNAICCILDIDIQFFLKFNMTLYDMTGQLISHKDKKVIKILINYLISNHCISNSIEVSNDKLLTYICIELANLQVYVSKKSLVAEEVHSYLTTNHHKKINKKDLLSHISISNKSLTEMFKHSPYNNFNQYVNQIRLNYCLIDILTSTTPIEKIASNHGFNHYSRFIHLFKETYGDTPKLIRKRHQPSSYSEDNFQIIEINNNILKLLEEDNESKQLVKEIDVSNSNSKVHLDYNYPKILIEHEQWYWLDSHIINMINQLLKVNKDKVHIIVNLDLIDENQDLCQFIDKITYLRSNIIFKIQHRYEGILTSMERNKLEKIMIAIFNSTFENRGLKISFLVERLTHTATNKLKRMINNYIECYEVIYQMTDWDNNNDHPQQFYEDINQFILKVDNIERFKGSMSKVILDLSSFAAMAENKVTDDMIVHMSSIMKYCQKLSGFKIVAPNTSKSVAKSQLTPHTIMQFIITKFNQLRGNVIFIDDTMIVTRFKHELQCVICLPITMYSSDIDDIQIKYIGLEKIHHANMTQIVFNPYVPFVHNQNSAMINAIIDQPQCWQAYYVDKYINDSTIVIPGYSIIHVKYHLKI, from the coding sequence ATGACAGAGAATTTTTCACTACATATTTTTAAAAATATGAATATAGGAAGTACGAAAGTTACGAATATAAAATTAATATACTGGTTACAAGGTAATGGTGACATCGTCATCAATCTACAAAAATTTGACGTAAAAAGATATGACATTGCACTTGTTACAGTTAATGATATATATCAAATTAACAGTTCCAGTAATGCCATTTGTTGTATTTTAGATATTGATATTCAATTCTTTTTGAAATTTAATATGACATTATATGATATGACAGGACAACTCATCTCACATAAAGATAAAAAAGTGATTAAGATTTTAATAAATTATCTTATTAGTAATCATTGTATTAGTAATAGTATTGAAGTATCGAATGACAAGTTGCTTACATACATATGTATAGAGTTAGCTAATTTACAAGTATATGTATCTAAAAAGTCTTTAGTGGCTGAAGAAGTACATAGTTATTTAACAACTAATCACCATAAAAAAATTAATAAAAAGGATCTTCTCAGTCATATTAGTATTTCAAATAAATCATTAACTGAAATGTTTAAACATTCTCCGTATAATAATTTTAATCAGTATGTCAATCAAATACGTTTGAATTATTGTTTAATTGATATCTTAACTTCAACAACTCCTATTGAAAAAATAGCAAGTAATCACGGTTTTAATCATTATTCTAGATTCATTCACTTATTTAAAGAAACATATGGAGATACACCTAAATTAATAAGGAAGAGACATCAACCTTCATCTTATTCTGAAGACAATTTCCAAATAATTGAAATTAACAATAATATTTTGAAATTACTAGAAGAAGATAATGAGTCCAAGCAGTTAGTTAAAGAAATTGATGTCTCTAATAGCAATAGCAAGGTTCACTTGGATTATAACTATCCGAAAATTTTAATTGAACATGAGCAATGGTATTGGCTTGATAGTCATATTATAAATATGATTAATCAATTGCTTAAGGTAAATAAGGACAAAGTGCATATAATAGTTAACTTAGATTTAATAGATGAAAATCAAGATTTATGTCAATTTATAGATAAAATAACTTATTTACGCAGTAACATCATTTTTAAAATTCAGCATCGATATGAAGGTATATTGACTTCTATGGAAAGAAATAAACTTGAAAAAATAATGATAGCAATATTTAATTCAACATTTGAAAATAGAGGCTTAAAAATATCATTTTTAGTAGAGCGTTTAACACATACAGCTACTAACAAATTAAAGAGAATGATAAATAACTATATAGAGTGTTATGAAGTGATATATCAAATGACTGATTGGGATAACAATAATGACCATCCGCAACAATTTTATGAGGATATAAATCAATTTATTCTAAAGGTGGATAATATAGAGCGATTTAAGGGGTCAATGTCCAAGGTTATCTTAGATTTATCATCATTTGCGGCAATGGCGGAAAATAAAGTGACAGATGACATGATAGTACATATGTCATCAATTATGAAGTATTGCCAAAAATTAAGTGGTTTTAAAATAGTTGCACCCAATACTAGCAAAAGCGTGGCTAAATCACAGCTAACACCACATACTATAATGCAATTTATTATTACTAAGTTTAATCAATTAAGAGGAAATGTCATATTTATAGATGACACAATGATAGTAACTCGATTTAAGCATGAACTACAGTGTGTCATATGTTTGCCGATAACAATGTACAGTAGCGATATTGACGATATACAAATTAAGTATATTGGTCTGGAAAAAATTCATCACGCTAATATGACACAAATAGTATTTAATCCATATGTACCATTCGTACATAATCAGAATAGTGCTATGATTAATGCAATTATAGACCAACCACAGTGTTGGCAAGCATATTATGTTGATAAATATATTAATGACAGCACCATAGTGATCCCTGGATACAGCATTATTCATGTAAAATACCATCTTAAAATCTAA
- a CDS encoding CHAP domain-containing protein — protein MKKIATATIATAGFATFAFAGHHAQAAEQNNGGYNPNDPTSYSYTYTIDAQGNYHYTWQGNWDPSKLEQNNYNYYYYYNNYNNNYNYYNYNNYSYNNYSNYNNYSTTTTSAKNYSYNNYNSYNSSNRTGGLGANYNSTSNNVHVTSTIAPSSNGRSISSGSGSSHNLYTAGQCTYYVFDRVGGKIGSTWGNANNWANAAARSGYTVNNTPAAGAIMQTTQGAYGHVAYVESVNSNGSVRVSEMNYGYGPGVVTSRTISASQAGSYNYIH, from the coding sequence ATGAAAAAAATCGCTACAGCTACAATCGCAACTGCCGGATTCGCTACATTCGCTTTTGCAGGACATCATGCACAAGCAGCAGAGCAAAACAACGGTGGATATAATCCAAATGATCCAACATCATACAGCTATACATATACAATTGATGCACAAGGTAACTATCATTACACTTGGCAAGGTAATTGGGATCCAAGTAAATTAGAACAAAATAATTATAACTATTACTACTACTATAATAATTACAACAACAATTACAATTATTATAACTATAATAACTACAGTTACAATAACTACAGTAATTACAATAATTACTCAACAACTACAACATCAGCTAAAAATTATAGCTACAATAATTACAATAGCTATAATTCAAGTAACCGTACTGGTGGTTTAGGTGCAAACTACAATTCAACAAGCAATAATGTGCACGTTACTTCAACTATAGCGCCATCATCAAATGGTCGCTCTATTTCAAGTGGTAGTGGTTCTTCACATAACCTATACACTGCTGGCCAATGTACATATTATGTATTTGACCGTGTTGGTGGTAAAATCGGTTCTACTTGGGGCAACGCTAATAACTGGGCAAATGCTGCAGCAAGATCTGGTTATACAGTAAATAATACACCAGCTGCTGGAGCAATCATGCAAACAACTCAAGGTGCATATGGTCACGTTGCTTATGTTGAAAGTGTTAACAGCAATGGTTCAGTTAGAGTATCAGAAATGAACTATGGTTATGGTCCTGGTGTTGTAACTTCACGTACAATTTCAGCAAGCCAAGCTGGTTCATACAACTACATTCATTAA
- the nhaC gene encoding Na+/H+ antiporter NhaC, producing the protein MTRKPTFVESLSTIIVMVVIVTTGFVFFEIPIQVLLIMSSVYAAFIAVRLGLTWQDLEKGIAERLNTAMPAIFIILAVGIIVGSWMFSGTVPALIYYGLDILNPQYFLVSAFVISAITSVATGTAWGSASTAGIALISIAHQLDISSGMAAGAIIAGAVFGDKMSPLSDTTNLAALVTKVNIFKHIRSMMWTTIPASIIGLIVWFITGLNYHGQSKEQQVQRLLTELTTIYHINIWVWLPLVVIIICLLLKISTVPAMLISSFVAILVGTFNHHFNMVDGFKAIFDGFKLSMIHQSHVSANVKHLIEQGGMMSMTQIIVTIFCGYAFAGIVERAGCLDVLLEQISKGIKSVGTLILITVVCCICLVFAAGVASIVIIMVGVLLKEMYEHLNVSRVVLSRTLEDSSTMVLPLIPWGTSGIYYANQLNVAVSDYFIWTIPCYLCAIIAISYGFTGIGIKKINKKTFN; encoded by the coding sequence ATGACAAGAAAACCGACGTTTGTAGAATCATTATCAACTATTATAGTTATGGTTGTCATTGTGACAACTGGCTTTGTGTTTTTTGAAATCCCCATACAAGTTTTACTAATTATGTCATCAGTATATGCAGCATTTATTGCTGTACGACTAGGTTTAACATGGCAAGATTTAGAAAAAGGTATTGCAGAAAGACTCAATACTGCAATGCCGGCTATTTTTATCATTTTAGCAGTTGGCATCATTGTTGGGAGTTGGATGTTTTCTGGTACTGTGCCAGCATTAATTTATTACGGTTTAGACATATTAAATCCTCAATATTTTTTAGTCTCAGCATTTGTTATTAGTGCAATTACTTCAGTCGCAACTGGTACGGCATGGGGATCAGCTTCTACAGCTGGTATTGCACTTATTTCTATAGCACATCAATTAGATATTTCATCTGGTATGGCTGCAGGAGCTATTATTGCAGGAGCGGTTTTTGGTGATAAAATGTCACCTTTGTCAGATACGACAAATTTAGCTGCTTTAGTTACTAAAGTGAATATCTTTAAACATATTAGATCTATGATGTGGACGACAATACCAGCTTCAATAATTGGTTTAATTGTGTGGTTTATTACTGGTTTAAATTATCATGGTCAAAGTAAAGAACAACAAGTACAACGACTTTTAACTGAGTTAACGACAATCTATCATATTAATATTTGGGTATGGCTGCCATTAGTTGTTATCATCATTTGTTTGTTGCTTAAAATATCTACCGTGCCTGCAATGTTAATTTCTAGTTTTGTAGCTATTTTAGTTGGTACATTTAATCATCATTTTAATATGGTTGATGGCTTTAAAGCGATTTTTGATGGCTTTAAGTTATCTATGATTCATCAATCTCATGTTTCCGCTAATGTTAAACACTTGATTGAACAAGGTGGTATGATGAGCATGACTCAAATTATAGTGACTATTTTTTGTGGTTATGCATTTGCTGGTATCGTGGAACGAGCAGGTTGTTTAGATGTCTTACTAGAGCAAATTTCTAAAGGCATTAAATCTGTAGGTACATTGATCTTAATTACTGTAGTGTGCTGTATTTGTTTAGTCTTTGCTGCAGGTGTCGCATCAATTGTCATTATTATGGTAGGTGTCTTGTTAAAAGAAATGTACGAACATTTAAATGTTTCACGAGTTGTATTATCTAGAACTTTAGAAGATTCTAGTACGATGGTATTACCTTTAATACCGTGGGGAACATCTGGAATCTATTATGCTAATCAATTAAACGTTGCAGTAAGTGATTATTTTATTTGGACCATACCATGTTATCTGTGTGCCATAATAGCCATAAGTTATGGATTTACTGGTATAGGAATTAAAAAAATTAATAAAAAGACGTTTAATTAA
- a CDS encoding NAD/NADP-dependent octopine/nopaline dehydrogenase family protein gives MKIAIVGSGNGAVTAAIDMVDKGHDVKLYCLNQSIEKFNNAIAKGGFDFNNEGAERFVPFTDISDDMEYVLKDADIIQVIIPSSYIEYYADVMSEHITDDQLIFFNMAAAMGSIRFMNVLEDKRIETQPMFAEANTLTYGTRVDFDNAVVDLSLNVRRVFFSTYDRSRLNDCYDQVSEIYDYLVKEESLIKTNLENGNPEVHPGPTLLNVGRIDYAGEFSLYKEGITKHTVRLLHAIELERLNLGRSLGFELSTAKESRIQRGYLERDKEDEPLNRLFNTSPVFSQIPGPNKVESRYLTEDIAYGLVLWSSLGRIIDVPTPNIDAVIVIASTILERDFFEEGLTVEKIGLDKLDLR, from the coding sequence ATGAAAATAGCTATTGTAGGATCAGGTAATGGTGCTGTAACTGCAGCAATTGATATGGTTGATAAAGGACATGACGTTAAATTATATTGTCTTAATCAGTCTATCGAAAAATTTAATAATGCCATAGCTAAAGGTGGCTTTGATTTTAATAATGAAGGTGCAGAACGCTTTGTACCATTTACAGATATTAGTGATGACATGGAGTATGTACTAAAAGACGCTGACATTATTCAAGTTATCATTCCATCTTCATATATTGAATACTATGCTGATGTGATGTCTGAACATATTACTGATGACCAGTTAATCTTCTTTAATATGGCAGCCGCTATGGGTTCAATCCGCTTTATGAATGTACTAGAAGATAAACGTATTGAAACACAACCTATGTTTGCTGAAGCGAACACATTGACATATGGAACACGTGTTGATTTTGACAATGCAGTTGTTGACTTATCTTTAAATGTACGTCGTGTGTTCTTTTCAACATATGACAGAAGTCGCTTAAATGATTGTTATGATCAAGTGTCTGAAATATATGATTATCTTGTTAAAGAAGAAAGTTTAATTAAGACTAATTTGGAAAATGGTAACCCCGAAGTGCATCCGGGACCAACATTATTAAATGTAGGTCGTATTGATTATGCGGGTGAATTTTCATTATATAAAGAAGGGATTACTAAACATACAGTTAGATTATTGCATGCGATTGAATTAGAGCGTTTAAATCTTGGCAGAAGTTTAGGTTTTGAATTATCTACAGCGAAAGAATCTAGAATTCAACGTGGTTATCTAGAGCGTGATAAAGAGGATGAACCATTAAATAGATTATTCAATACTAGTCCTGTATTTTCACAAATTCCTGGCCCTAACAAAGTGGAAAGTAGATATCTGACAGAAGATATTGCTTATGGCTTAGTTCTATGGTCCAGTCTAGGACGAATCATTGATGTTCCTACACCAAACATTGATGCAGTGATTGTCATTGCTTCTACGATTTTAGAACGTGATTTCTTTGAAGAAGGATTGACTGTTGAAAAAATCGGTTTAGACAAACTAGACTTACGTTAA
- a CDS encoding DUF4870 domain-containing protein, translated as MSTDIENNMHQYAEPQNKDDNTMAMLIYLLSLFSGIIGPLIIWLIKKSDSKLVDRAGKNYFNFAISYFLWTIALGIICLIGFFFLLTEATALVVIGFIIIFIAVLALFALSILQLVFTIIACVKYMNGQEYLIPLSLRMF; from the coding sequence ATGTCTACTGACATTGAAAATAATATGCATCAATATGCTGAACCACAAAATAAAGATGACAATACCATGGCTATGCTTATTTACTTGTTAAGTTTATTCTCTGGTATCATTGGTCCACTCATTATTTGGTTAATTAAAAAATCTGATTCAAAATTAGTTGATCGTGCCGGTAAAAATTATTTTAACTTTGCTATTTCATACTTTCTATGGACTATAGCTTTAGGTATTATTTGTCTTATTGGTTTTTTCTTCTTACTTACAGAAGCAACAGCATTAGTTGTTATTGGTTTTATTATTATATTCATTGCTGTTTTAGCGCTATTTGCCTTATCTATTTTACAATTAGTCTTTACCATCATTGCATGTGTTAAATATATGAATGGTCAAGAATACTTAATTCCTTTATCTTTACGTATGTTTTAA
- a CDS encoding CHAP domain-containing protein: MKKIVTATTLTVGIGSAMVGHAHHADAAEFDNNNNNFNYNTTTQTTTSNTTTSTNTTTTASNSGNLYTAGQCTWYVYDRVGGNIGSTWGNANNWAAAAQSAGYTVNNTPAKGAILQSSAGANGHVAYVEDVNSDGSITVSEMNYNGGPFVVSSRTISASEASSYNYIHI, encoded by the coding sequence ATGAAAAAAATAGTAACAGCAACAACTTTAACAGTTGGAATCGGTTCTGCAATGGTTGGACATGCTCATCATGCTGATGCAGCAGAATTTGATAACAATAATAATAACTTCAACTATAATACTACTACGCAAACTACTACTTCTAATACAACAACTTCAACAAATACAACTACTACAGCATCTAACTCTGGTAACTTATATACTGCTGGACAATGTACTTGGTATGTTTATGATCGCGTTGGTGGCAATATAGGCTCAACTTGGGGTAATGCTAACAATTGGGCTGCAGCTGCACAAAGCGCTGGTTATACTGTGAACAACACTCCAGCTAAAGGTGCTATTTTACAATCTTCTGCTGGCGCCAATGGTCATGTTGCTTATGTAGAAGATGTCAATAGTGATGGCTCTATTACAGTATCTGAAATGAATTACAATGGTGGACCATTTGTAGTCAGCTCACGTACTATTTCAGCTAGTGAAGCAAGTAGCTATAATTACATTCATATATAA
- a CDS encoding DMT family transporter, whose protein sequence is MQWLKVILAGLIEIIWVVGLSHSNSIIGYTITALFLILSFYLVISATKILPVGTVYAIFVGIGAAGAVLVDILLFGEPFSLIKIGLLLLLIIGIIGLKLSTTDDEGSSTS, encoded by the coding sequence ATGCAGTGGTTGAAAGTCATACTCGCAGGATTGATTGAAATTATTTGGGTCGTTGGTCTTAGTCATTCAAATTCCATTATCGGCTACACAATAACTGCTTTATTTTTAATTTTAAGTTTTTATTTAGTTATTTCTGCAACTAAAATATTACCTGTAGGCACTGTCTATGCCATTTTTGTAGGTATAGGTGCTGCTGGTGCCGTCCTTGTTGACATTCTTCTATTTGGAGAACCCTTTTCTCTAATAAAGATTGGGTTATTACTATTACTAATCATAGGTATTATAGGCTTGAAATTATCGACAACTGATGATGAAGGGAGTTCAACATCATAA